A single window of Vigna unguiculata cultivar IT97K-499-35 chromosome 1, ASM411807v1, whole genome shotgun sequence DNA harbors:
- the LOC114182962 gene encoding uncharacterized protein LOC114182962 has translation MLSAGHVYSEYATNFLQDADSKSNTHHVLEFDRNTTRFRVEEMVNPREVRPVGKFVVRLDERWCDCGKFQKLHLPCSHVIAACKYAHHDFSMYISPHYRLNVIVKVYDNLFGELRHEEYWPPYQGPQVWPHPATKRTEKGRPKSSRIRTEMDIREGRQSTKCSYCRTEGHTRNHCPNSLCCTLICFQ, from the coding sequence ATGCTTAGTGCTGGTCATGTGTATTCTGAATATGCGACGAACTTCCTACAAGATGCAGACTCCAAGTCCAACACGCACCACGTCCttgaatttgatagaaataCCACAAGATTTAGAGTGGAGGAGATGGTCAATCCCAGAGAGGTTCGTCCGGTAGGAAAATTTGTAGTCAGGTTAGATGAAAGGTGGTGCGATTGTGGAAAGTTTCAAAAACTACATCTACCATGTTCACATGTTATTGCAGCTTGCAAGTATGCACATCACGACTTCAGCATGTACATAAGTCCACATTACAGGTTGAATGTCATCGTCAAAGTATATGACAATTTATTTGGCGAGTTAAGACATGAAGAATATTGGCCACCATACCAAGGGCCACAGGTTTGGCCTCATCCTGCCACAAAAAGGACTGAGAAGGGTCGTCCTAAATCAAGTAGAATTAGGACTGAGATGGACATTAGGGAAGGAAGACAATCAACAAAGTGTTCTTATTGTAGAACTGAAGGACACACAAGAAATCATTGTCCTAATAGTTTATGTTGTACTTTGAtttgttttcaataa